In Alkalihalobacterium alkalinitrilicum, a genomic segment contains:
- a CDS encoding DUF1002 domain-containing protein — MKLMKQKFLPLLLILSLLLPSIVVADAAPGDMIVTLGEDLTAEQRQSLLNEMGAPADVEIIYVTNEEEHQYLGNYVNARQIGTRAISSSMITLTESGSGLNIETNNISWVSEGMYANALVTAGVKDADIYVTAPFEVSGTAGLTGIIKAYEITAEIDIPEEQKQIANEEMVRTGKLAESIGMEEATELMNRIKEEIAKNPVETEDDLRALIQRVAQELGVTLTDEELNGLVSLFMRIKDLNIDWNQVQNQIGKIRDNLGDFLNREDTQSFIASMLDVLNRFIDAIKGLFR, encoded by the coding sequence ATGAAATTGATGAAGCAGAAATTTCTTCCATTGTTATTAATTCTATCATTACTTTTACCAAGTATTGTCGTTGCTGATGCAGCGCCAGGAGATATGATTGTAACGTTAGGAGAGGATTTAACAGCAGAACAGCGTCAAAGTCTTTTAAATGAAATGGGTGCTCCAGCAGATGTAGAAATTATATATGTAACAAATGAAGAGGAACATCAGTATTTAGGTAACTATGTAAATGCTCGGCAAATAGGCACGCGTGCCATCTCTTCTTCTATGATTACATTAACAGAATCAGGATCTGGTTTAAATATTGAAACAAATAATATTAGCTGGGTCTCTGAAGGGATGTATGCGAATGCTCTTGTAACAGCAGGAGTAAAGGATGCTGATATTTATGTAACGGCGCCTTTTGAAGTATCAGGTACAGCGGGATTAACTGGAATTATTAAAGCTTATGAAATTACAGCAGAAATTGACATTCCAGAAGAGCAGAAGCAAATTGCTAACGAAGAAATGGTTAGAACAGGTAAGCTTGCGGAAAGTATTGGAATGGAAGAAGCAACAGAGTTAATGAATCGTATTAAAGAGGAAATCGCTAAAAACCCAGTAGAGACAGAAGATGATCTTCGTGCACTAATTCAACGAGTGGCTCAAGAGTTGGGTGTTACTTTAACAGATGAGGAGTTAAATGGCCTTGTTTCTCTATTTATGCGAATAAAAGATTTAAATATTGATTGGAATCAAGTACAAAATCAAATTGGAAAAATTCGAGACAATTTAGGTGATTTTCTAAATCGTGAAGATACTCAATCATTTATTGCTTCGATGTTAGATGTCCTTAATCGTTTTATTGATGCAATTAAAGGGTTATTTAGATAA
- a CDS encoding MFS transporter, with amino-acid sequence MKKSTSTTLIICIIGLLPFVMVVGNSMFIPIIPDIQHELRLTTVESGLILTVFSIPAALMIPIIGFISDRVGRKKVVLVSLLFIMLGSIMSAVAPLLLDGQAAFSLLLFGRFFQGVGAGGTAPMAMAMAGDLFEGKERSKALGTVEVFNSLGKVISPIIGASIAVFLWVGTFWIYFFLAFLAYFGIKISINERVREKKAFSVKDYRRSVITIILREFKWLIPIFIASGVGMLLLFGLMFFMSYYFEESYGIYGIQKGIYLAFPLIALTIFSYWTGNKLGGNSNKVKQFLLLGLSILFISFALLIFFHGLLGLLVLITLVSVGLGFFLPAANTAVTSSVGIHERGLVVSLYSMIRFLGVAFGPITFSVFMNEPMELFFLSFFFVGVSFVILISSWTCIPILKECNPTI; translated from the coding sequence ATGAAGAAATCAACTTCGACAACATTGATAATATGCATCATAGGCTTACTACCATTTGTTATGGTTGTTGGAAACTCGATGTTTATTCCGATTATTCCTGACATTCAACATGAATTACGGTTAACCACAGTAGAAAGTGGGCTTATTTTAACTGTTTTTTCGATTCCAGCAGCTTTAATGATACCAATTATCGGTTTTATATCAGATCGAGTGGGGAGAAAAAAAGTCGTTTTAGTTTCTCTTTTATTTATTATGTTAGGAAGTATCATGTCAGCAGTAGCACCCCTTTTACTTGACGGGCAAGCCGCTTTTTCATTGTTGTTATTTGGTCGATTTTTCCAAGGTGTTGGTGCAGGTGGAACTGCTCCAATGGCAATGGCGATGGCTGGTGATTTATTTGAAGGAAAAGAAAGAAGTAAAGCATTGGGAACTGTGGAAGTATTCAATAGTCTTGGAAAGGTAATAAGTCCAATTATCGGGGCATCTATTGCAGTGTTCTTATGGGTTGGAACTTTTTGGATTTATTTTTTTCTAGCTTTTCTTGCTTACTTTGGAATTAAAATTTCGATCAATGAGCGTGTAAGAGAAAAGAAAGCATTTAGCGTCAAAGATTATCGACGTTCGGTTATAACAATCATTTTAAGGGAATTTAAGTGGCTTATTCCAATCTTTATTGCAAGTGGAGTTGGTATGTTACTTTTATTTGGACTTATGTTTTTTATGTCCTATTATTTTGAAGAAAGTTATGGAATATATGGCATTCAAAAAGGGATATATTTAGCTTTTCCTCTCATCGCATTAACGATTTTCTCATATTGGACTGGCAACAAATTGGGGGGGAATAGTAATAAAGTCAAACAATTTTTATTGTTAGGCTTAAGCATTTTGTTTATAAGTTTCGCATTGCTTATTTTTTTCCATGGGTTACTCGGTTTACTCGTGTTAATAACATTGGTATCTGTAGGATTAGGTTTTTTTCTTCCAGCAGCCAATACAGCAGTAACCTCTTCTGTCGGAATTCATGAAAGGGGTTTAGTGGTTTCTTTATATTCAATGATCCGATTTTTAGGAGTTGCTTTTGGGCCGATTACGTTTAGTGTTTTTATGAACGAACCGATGGAGTTGTTTTTTCTATCCTTTTTTTTCGTAGGGGTATCATTTGTTATCCTTATTTCTTCTTGGACATGCATACCGATTTTAAAGGAGTGTAATCCCACAATATGA
- the ispG gene encoding flavodoxin-dependent (E)-4-hydroxy-3-methylbut-2-enyl-diphosphate synthase encodes MTHRTQTRPVQVGGITIGGNNEVVIQSMTTTKTHDVEATVAEIKRLEEAGCQIVRVACPDMRAAEAISAIKARINIPLVVDIHFDYKLALKAIEGGADKIRINPGNIGKREKVEAVVKAAKEKGIPIRIGVNAGSLEKKILDKYGYPTADGMVESALHHIGILEELDFHDIIVSMKASDVNLAIEAYEKAAKAFSYPLHLGITESGTLFAGTIKSAAGLGAILNMGIGNTVRISLSADPVEEVKVARELLKSFGLAANAATLISCPTCGRIEIDLIKIANEIEEYISTIKAPIKVAVLGCAVNGPGEAREADIGIAGARGEGLLFRHGEIVRKVPEEIMVEELKKEIDKIALEKLANQNS; translated from the coding sequence ATCACTCATCGAACGCAAACTCGACCTGTACAAGTTGGCGGGATTACGATTGGTGGCAATAATGAAGTAGTAATCCAAAGTATGACAACAACTAAAACTCATGATGTAGAAGCGACAGTTGCAGAAATCAAACGGCTAGAAGAAGCGGGGTGCCAAATTGTTAGGGTTGCTTGCCCTGATATGCGAGCAGCAGAGGCGATTTCTGCAATAAAAGCTAGAATTAACATCCCCCTCGTTGTAGATATACATTTTGATTATAAACTTGCCTTAAAAGCAATCGAAGGTGGCGCGGATAAAATCCGAATTAACCCTGGAAATATTGGGAAACGTGAAAAAGTAGAAGCAGTTGTTAAGGCCGCTAAAGAGAAAGGTATCCCTATTCGAATTGGGGTAAATGCAGGTTCACTAGAAAAGAAAATTTTAGATAAGTATGGGTATCCTACTGCGGACGGAATGGTCGAGAGTGCGTTGCATCACATTGGCATCCTGGAAGAGCTAGATTTTCATGACATCATCGTTTCAATGAAAGCATCAGATGTTAACTTAGCGATTGAAGCCTATGAAAAAGCAGCCAAAGCGTTTAGCTATCCACTACACTTAGGAATTACTGAATCAGGTACATTATTTGCAGGTACAATTAAAAGTGCAGCTGGGTTAGGTGCAATATTAAATATGGGAATCGGGAATACAGTTCGAATTTCATTAAGTGCCGATCCGGTTGAGGAAGTAAAAGTTGCTCGCGAATTGCTTAAATCATTTGGTTTAGCAGCTAATGCTGCTACGTTAATTTCTTGTCCTACATGCGGTCGAATTGAAATTGATTTAATTAAAATTGCCAATGAAATTGAAGAATATATTTCAACGATTAAAGCACCAATTAAAGTTGCTGTCCTTGGTTGTGCTGTTAACGGTCCAGGTGAAGCAAGAGAAGCTGATATCGGTATAGCTGGTGCTCGTGGAGAAGGGCTATTATTTAGACATGGAGAAATCGTTCGAAAAGTTCCCGAGGAAATAATGGTCGAAGAGTTAAAAAAAGAAATTGACAAAATTGCTTTAGAAAAATTAGCTAATCAAAACAGTTAA
- a CDS encoding DUF4190 domain-containing protein, with the protein MADNNNYKGFNDDERSIDLRPEERDYEPKTFEEETAAEVTPMTGAFGGRTEEREDTAEANYDDATASGRGVGTFAIVLSILSLFFLPIILGAAGIIVGFVARRAGANALGNWAIGIGALSIILTVFFSPFF; encoded by the coding sequence TTGGCTGATAATAACAATTATAAAGGCTTTAATGATGACGAGCGTTCCATTGATTTAAGGCCAGAAGAAAGAGATTATGAACCAAAAACATTTGAAGAGGAAACAGCTGCTGAAGTTACACCAATGACTGGAGCTTTTGGTGGTCGAACAGAAGAACGTGAAGACACAGCAGAAGCAAATTATGACGATGCGACCGCTAGTGGTCGAGGTGTTGGGACGTTTGCCATTGTCCTTTCGATCCTGTCATTGTTCTTTTTGCCAATAATTCTAGGTGCGGCAGGGATCATTGTCGGGTTCGTTGCGAGAAGAGCGGGTGCTAATGCACTTGGGAACTGGGCTATCGGTATCGGTGCATTATCGATTATCTTAACCGTTTTTTTCTCGCCATTTTTCTAG
- a CDS encoding 5' nucleotidase, NT5C type, translating into MKKSKIFGFDIDGTVTDPATFVPYLNKHFKKNITLEDITEYDLTQVLGVTSEQFWKWLSEHEGHIYSKANLAVHAKNALYTWKDSHKIVYISARGDHLYDLTEQWFQSKQVPYDQITLIGSHDKINAVKDQQLDIFFEDKHDNACDIAEECEIPVLLFDTPYNRLSVPRNVIRVQNWKEATHWVNQWLKHE; encoded by the coding sequence ATGAAGAAATCGAAGATATTTGGTTTTGATATCGATGGTACGGTTACAGACCCAGCTACTTTTGTTCCATATTTAAATAAACACTTTAAGAAAAATATAACATTAGAAGATATAACCGAATACGATTTAACACAAGTTCTTGGAGTAACATCAGAACAATTTTGGAAGTGGTTAAGCGAACATGAAGGACATATTTATTCAAAAGCCAACCTAGCTGTTCATGCAAAAAATGCTCTCTATACATGGAAGGACTCCCATAAAATAGTCTATATCAGTGCAAGAGGTGACCATTTATATGACTTGACTGAACAATGGTTTCAATCTAAACAAGTACCATATGATCAAATTACACTAATTGGAAGTCATGATAAAATTAATGCTGTCAAAGATCAACAACTTGATATTTTCTTTGAAGATAAACATGACAATGCTTGCGACATTGCGGAAGAATGCGAAATTCCTGTATTATTATTTGATACTCCATACAATCGTCTTTCTGTTCCTCGTAATGTCATTCGAGTACAAAACTGGAAAGAAGCAACGCATTGGGTTAATCAATGGCTTAAACATGAGTAA